In Paenibacillus kyungheensis, the following are encoded in one genomic region:
- a CDS encoding ParA family protein yields MNKEANVISFINMKGGVGKTTLCREIALYLSERYSYPDGSSVKVLLVDIDPQANLTQSLLERFNKETTYYKEDKSIDYKCSVDNIFNKDMIGMTRKHVILDLNDNLDLIPGELETIFLQRQQNPSTPNKLMDYILEEKLREKYDFIFLDCPPTYSVYTEMSFYTSDYYFVPAMPDAYSVLGIDLLERVVKDIVHSQRNTVFKHAQPKNLGIMWTRVQLNTKPKQSEFIEGLEVADIVINNKIYIFESRFHESNKLSTSTFDKNIIDRNDKNLDEMMIKICDEFLKRVEVMNNDDTVEAN; encoded by the coding sequence ATGAATAAAGAAGCAAACGTTATTTCTTTTATTAATATGAAAGGCGGAGTTGGAAAAACCACTCTTTGTAGAGAAATAGCACTTTATTTATCAGAACGTTACAGCTATCCTGATGGATCTTCGGTTAAAGTACTGTTGGTAGACATTGATCCTCAAGCTAATCTTACTCAATCATTATTAGAAAGATTCAACAAAGAAACTACTTACTATAAAGAAGACAAAAGTATTGATTATAAGTGTTCGGTTGATAATATTTTCAATAAGGATATGATAGGCATGACTAGAAAACACGTCATATTAGATCTTAATGATAATTTAGATTTAATTCCTGGTGAATTAGAAACAATTTTTTTACAAAGGCAGCAAAATCCTAGTACTCCTAATAAATTAATGGACTATATTCTCGAAGAGAAGTTAAGAGAAAAATATGATTTTATTTTTTTGGATTGTCCACCTACTTATTCTGTATATACAGAAATGTCTTTTTACACAAGTGATTATTATTTTGTTCCCGCTATGCCAGATGCTTATTCTGTCTTAGGTATAGATTTGTTAGAACGAGTTGTAAAAGATATTGTACATTCTCAAAGAAACACTGTTTTCAAACATGCGCAACCTAAAAATTTAGGTATAATGTGGACAAGGGTACAACTTAATACTAAACCTAAACAATCAGAATTTATTGAAGGCTTAGAAGTGGCCGATATTGTTATAAATAATAAAATCTACATTTTTGAGAGTCGTTTTCATGAATCGAATAAATTATCTACTTCAACATTTGATAAGAATATCATAGACAGAAATGATAAAAATTTAGACGAAATGATGATTAAAATATGTGACGAATTCCTTAAAAGAGTGGAAGTGATGAATAATGATGATACTGTGGAAGCGAATTAA
- a CDS encoding DUF5677 domain-containing protein encodes MDEELIKKLDKIINKFVFESRKFVEYSSFPYGLLNDIKFQKKTIQLVYDFEYFVFTKSLKTLISIKNLLKEDLNEDVFILVRSIFENYLSCRYLHENDDKIDQFIEHPLRISLAHYNVQQDGSIVNRDKEIIGKQENPSKFKLGADKNYFYNFYDLLSTYAHCNFGIVGNYLDENFNYTVTKVNDSLLVRMIVVFVFSKLFELIVTVDGEDFKDVRTEKNSYQLVKDAIQLLESALDELKDYYNSSKNETNKYINKRMKELMKDMKKSLKEELGSVPKAEIKIT; translated from the coding sequence ATGGATGAAGAATTAATAAAAAAGTTAGATAAGATTATTAATAAATTTGTTTTTGAATCAAGGAAGTTTGTTGAATATTCTTCATTTCCTTATGGGTTATTGAATGATATAAAGTTTCAGAAGAAAACCATTCAATTAGTGTATGACTTTGAGTACTTTGTTTTTACAAAAAGCTTAAAAACGCTTATTTCTATAAAAAATCTTTTAAAGGAAGATTTAAACGAAGATGTATTTATATTAGTAAGAAGTATATTTGAAAATTACTTGAGTTGTAGATATTTACACGAAAATGATGACAAAATTGATCAGTTTATCGAACACCCATTGAGAATTTCGCTCGCTCATTACAATGTTCAACAAGATGGCTCTATAGTGAACCGAGATAAAGAAATAATTGGAAAGCAAGAGAATCCTAGTAAATTCAAGTTAGGAGCAGATAAAAATTATTTTTACAATTTTTATGATTTGCTTTCTACTTATGCTCATTGCAATTTCGGTATAGTTGGTAACTATTTAGATGAAAATTTTAACTATACAGTTACCAAAGTGAATGATAGTTTGCTTGTTAGGATGATTGTGGTTTTTGTGTTTTCTAAATTGTTTGAGCTTATTGTAACAGTTGATGGCGAAGATTTTAAGGATGTAAGAACTGAGAAGAACTCTTATCAGTTAGTGAAAGATGCTATTCAATTATTAGAATCTGCGCTTGATGAATTAAAGGACTACTATAATTCATCAAAAAATGAGACAAATAAATATATAAATAAAAGAATGAAGGAATTAATGAAAGACATGAAAAAATCTCTTAAGGAAGAGCTAGGAAGCGTACCTAAAGCAGAGATTAAAATCACCTAA
- the pelA gene encoding pectate lyase, translating into MKNNRISIALAFTMLMSVPVALLQPTTTIMAADASGTTASLADIIKNQQADGGWKKDYAETSGDWAKSTIDNKATYTEIRRLASEYTKTKDSKYSAAAIKGINFLINMQYANGGWPQVYQSSGYHTHITYNDDAMINVMILLDEVANKKGDFAFIDSNLASKSKQSVDKGVTCLLKTQVTSGGKLTVWGQQHDSNTLQPAAARIYEVPSLSSKESATIVKFLKTRPSTSQIASSIKAAEDWFKAVQIVGIKVVKANNDVVVVNDASVTKPIWARFYELNTNKPIFVGRDGIVKYKLSDIDQERRTGYAWYGNWSPS; encoded by the coding sequence ATGAAAAACAACAGAATATCGATTGCGCTCGCTTTCACTATGCTCATGTCTGTACCGGTGGCGCTGTTACAACCTACCACTACGATTATGGCGGCAGATGCTTCGGGAACAACAGCAAGCCTGGCAGATATTATCAAAAATCAACAAGCAGATGGTGGCTGGAAAAAGGATTATGCAGAAACGAGTGGAGATTGGGCAAAATCGACGATCGACAACAAAGCAACGTATACTGAGATTCGCAGACTGGCCAGTGAATATACCAAAACCAAAGATAGCAAATATTCGGCTGCTGCGATCAAAGGCATTAATTTTCTAATCAATATGCAATATGCTAATGGCGGATGGCCACAAGTTTATCAAAGCTCCGGGTATCATACGCATATTACATATAATGATGATGCGATGATCAATGTGATGATTCTACTGGATGAAGTTGCTAATAAAAAAGGCGACTTTGCATTTATCGATAGCAATCTAGCGAGTAAAAGCAAACAGTCTGTCGATAAAGGAGTCACTTGCCTATTGAAAACTCAAGTCACGTCAGGAGGCAAACTAACCGTATGGGGTCAACAACATGATTCCAATACACTCCAACCTGCGGCAGCGCGCATCTATGAAGTGCCTTCACTGAGCTCCAAAGAAAGTGCAACGATTGTGAAATTCCTCAAAACCAGACCTTCGACTTCGCAAATTGCGAGTTCTATCAAAGCTGCTGAAGACTGGTTCAAAGCTGTGCAAATTGTAGGGATCAAAGTGGTAAAAGCGAATAATGATGTAGTAGTGGTTAATGATGCCAGTGTGACCAAGCCGATCTGGGCGAGATTTTATGAATTGAATACGAACAAGCCGATCTTTGTCGGACGGGATGGTATTGTGAAGTATAAGTTAAGTGATATTGATCAGGAAAGAAGAACGGGTTATGCGTGGTATGGTAACTGGTCACCGAGCTGA
- a CDS encoding pentapeptide repeat-containing protein, with product MYQYKDQEYDAVEFDGRDLRYGELIRCTFKKCTFMNVSMDEIETSYCRFIECDFKGATLNGSIHTESAFENCSFTGANLFVAKFNLCKMTGSDFAGAQMDGITLNQGDWSYTNLSYTIFKKQDLREIKFYETDFSNADLSLADLRKCDLTGAVLIKANLHGTDLRGANLEGVDMKVLVIKNTKLDREQAVLLARSLGAKIE from the coding sequence GTGTATCAATATAAAGATCAAGAATACGATGCAGTAGAATTTGATGGACGAGATTTGCGGTATGGTGAACTGATTCGTTGTACGTTCAAAAAATGCACATTTATGAATGTATCGATGGATGAAATAGAAACCAGTTATTGCCGATTTATCGAGTGTGATTTTAAGGGAGCAACATTGAACGGTTCGATACATACCGAATCCGCTTTTGAAAATTGCTCATTTACTGGTGCGAATCTGTTTGTCGCCAAATTCAACTTGTGCAAAATGACAGGTTCGGACTTTGCCGGCGCTCAAATGGATGGGATCACGCTCAATCAGGGCGATTGGTCGTATACGAATTTGAGCTATACGATATTCAAAAAGCAAGATTTGCGAGAGATTAAATTCTACGAAACAGATTTCTCTAATGCGGATCTCTCCCTAGCAGACTTGAGAAAATGCGATCTAACCGGAGCAGTATTAATCAAAGCCAATCTACATGGAACAGACCTTAGAGGTGCAAATCTTGAAGGGGTAGATATGAAAGTGCTGGTGATCAAAAACACCAAGTTAGATCGAGAACAGGCTGTCTTATTAGCACGTTCTTTGGGTGCGAAGATCGAATAA
- a CDS encoding S-layer homology domain-containing protein, producing MRKKVSIYGVTIFALLMIPVVFISKPSIAEASSVQSVVANTYIGDAGTMVESFDITVNNISTYDDLQASDLDITGNYNGYPLNEAGEIVQQNYDNDGIELSINDQTIHMKVAPFRYPGGYVSPFAVTSSTYPDLSFTKEKVTKVNTRTVDDFKSSSFTASNGATLPYRLKETSSTKPQPLVVWLHGGGEFGTDNMKQLTENRGATVWTESGKDTSVLAVQYPQNYGWAIYNNPVELPQMQAYFTLQYELIQQLVDEGKVDPERIYLVGVSSGGGGALRFMMQYPDLFAGSIVIAAKDAVADYKGSVEPFKQALQPLTDTPIWLIHAENDPTTDSRTTTLSYQALTELGSTKVKQTLYSDEFMTEHHFYNKMLHWSWVPAFNNSEVVNWLFDQSRSNQIVHANLADDATVTRAQLAHALANVLQLPEPTATPSFADISNSDINKQIQQVTAQGLMKGMTATTFAPDDKVTRAQLATVISNWINMTQQSTESKSPIVVTDVPQQHWAYASIEHVLQMKLMKNDSTSLFHPAQQVTGKEVNQLLAEIAQSHS from the coding sequence TTGAGAAAAAAAGTAAGTATTTACGGGGTGACAATCTTTGCTTTGTTAATGATTCCAGTAGTATTCATCTCCAAACCTTCGATCGCAGAAGCTTCGTCTGTACAGTCGGTAGTCGCCAACACGTATATCGGTGACGCAGGAACTATGGTGGAGTCATTTGATATCACTGTGAATAACATCAGTACATATGATGATCTGCAAGCTAGCGACCTGGATATTACAGGTAATTATAACGGTTATCCGCTAAATGAAGCTGGCGAGATTGTACAACAGAATTACGATAATGATGGTATAGAACTATCGATCAACGATCAGACGATTCATATGAAAGTGGCTCCATTCCGATATCCGGGTGGTTATGTATCACCATTCGCTGTTACAAGCAGTACCTATCCCGATCTATCTTTTACCAAAGAAAAGGTAACCAAAGTGAATACACGTACAGTCGATGATTTTAAATCCAGTTCATTTACAGCAAGCAATGGAGCGACTTTACCTTATCGGTTAAAAGAAACGTCATCTACAAAGCCGCAACCTTTAGTTGTCTGGCTTCATGGCGGTGGTGAATTTGGAACCGATAATATGAAGCAATTAACCGAGAATCGCGGAGCTACGGTCTGGACAGAATCAGGGAAAGACACTTCTGTGCTCGCTGTACAATATCCGCAAAATTACGGTTGGGCGATCTATAATAATCCGGTAGAATTACCACAAATGCAAGCGTACTTCACTCTTCAATATGAACTGATTCAACAGTTGGTAGACGAAGGAAAAGTTGATCCAGAGCGAATTTATCTGGTCGGTGTATCTAGTGGTGGCGGTGGTGCACTTCGATTTATGATGCAGTACCCTGATCTATTTGCAGGTAGTATTGTGATTGCAGCCAAAGATGCAGTTGCCGATTACAAAGGAAGTGTAGAACCATTCAAGCAAGCACTTCAACCTTTAACCGATACTCCGATCTGGCTGATCCATGCAGAAAATGATCCGACTACAGATAGCAGAACTACTACATTATCTTATCAAGCATTGACTGAACTGGGATCAACTAAAGTCAAGCAAACGCTGTATAGCGATGAATTTATGACAGAACACCATTTCTACAATAAAATGTTGCACTGGTCATGGGTTCCTGCATTTAACAATTCTGAAGTCGTTAACTGGTTATTTGATCAATCCCGATCCAATCAGATTGTTCATGCCAACCTAGCAGACGATGCAACAGTTACACGTGCTCAATTAGCACATGCACTTGCGAATGTTCTTCAACTACCTGAACCGACAGCCACACCATCATTTGCAGATATTTCAAATTCAGATATCAACAAACAGATTCAACAGGTGACTGCTCAAGGGTTGATGAAAGGAATGACAGCAACTACATTTGCACCTGATGACAAAGTGACTCGTGCTCAATTAGCTACCGTTATCTCTAACTGGATCAATATGACACAGCAATCTACAGAGTCGAAGTCTCCAATTGTTGTTACTGATGTACCTCAACAACACTGGGCCTATGCTTCTATCGAACATGTCTTACAGATGAAATTAATGAAAAATGACTCAACTTCTCTATTCCACCCTGCTCAACAGGTCACTGGCAAAGAAGTCAATCAGCTACTAGCAGAGATAGCACAATCTCATTCATAA
- the cyoE gene encoding heme o synthase, producing MMNNSAQSNITVEYSSIPKAFFDTIKVGIIKSNLIAVIAGLCMALYVFNESVWGQIVPIILAMVGSTLIIASAGAFNNLYDRDIDAIMERTRTRPTVTGQVDTKVGLIIGFTMTILGAIVLYMATPMAAVFGILGLFLYVVPYTMWTKRTTVYNTEVGSLSGAVPPLIGWCAISQDLGHFEIWALVVTMLLWQMPHFYGIAIRRFDEYKAAGVPMLPIVKGIKRTYIQTNVYIVLLLFSSFLFWTLSPYVTLVSFLVTLAWLYLSVSTFKKYENKKWSHKMFIFSINHITIIFLMIIAYCLIA from the coding sequence ATGATGAATAATAGTGCGCAGTCTAACATTACAGTGGAATACAGTTCAATACCAAAAGCTTTTTTTGATACAATTAAAGTCGGTATTATTAAATCTAATCTGATTGCTGTTATTGCTGGTCTATGTATGGCACTTTATGTATTTAATGAATCCGTCTGGGGACAGATTGTACCGATTATTCTTGCTATGGTAGGTTCGACTTTGATTATTGCTTCCGCAGGAGCATTTAATAACTTGTATGATCGTGATATTGATGCGATTATGGAACGAACCCGAACCCGTCCGACAGTTACCGGTCAAGTGGATACCAAAGTAGGTTTGATTATCGGTTTTACGATGACAATTTTGGGTGCTATTGTATTGTATATGGCTACGCCAATGGCGGCTGTATTCGGTATATTGGGACTTTTTCTTTATGTCGTCCCTTATACCATGTGGACCAAACGTACAACCGTATACAACACTGAAGTCGGTAGTCTTTCAGGAGCAGTTCCTCCACTAATTGGTTGGTGTGCGATTTCACAAGATTTAGGGCATTTCGAAATTTGGGCACTTGTTGTAACAATGTTACTATGGCAGATGCCTCATTTCTATGGTATTGCGATTCGCAGATTTGATGAATACAAAGCAGCAGGCGTGCCTATGCTTCCGATCGTCAAAGGAATCAAACGCACGTATATTCAGACGAATGTGTATATCGTTTTGCTATTATTCTCAAGCTTTTTATTCTGGACACTCAGTCCTTATGTAACACTTGTATCATTCCTAGTAACACTCGCTTGGTTGTACCTGAGCGTATCTACATTTAAAAAGTACGAAAACAAAAAATGGTCACACAAAATGTTTATCTTCTCGATCAATCATATTACCATCATTTTCTTAATGATTATCGCTTACTGTTTGATCGCTTAA
- a CDS encoding N-acetylmuramoyl-L-alanine amidase family protein, whose product MNRNQRNVWITIAFAMVMSFFILLPSTTQAASTQIMLDNQAVEGAGDVMITNQTTMVPIRVISEKLGYKVKWKQSDQLITISNAAATIKLTVGQPHADATSGSVVLEQAPFMKSNTTYVPLRFVGTQMGLKVKWDNTSKTVYLEKVAAGPDTNNGSTPDPNNTTIEGISYSDNRLMISSSNQVKPVDSVLTNPNRIVIDFPNTAFGKGFLQGTELKQGEVGTIPVTGSADVKQIRYSIFSSQPSQVRVVIDLNQSKTYKLYQQNDLTFVDLNTTATTKPVGSNGKKVVIIDPGHGDTDSGGIGATGVLEKNVVLKVGNKVAALLKKEPKIDLIMTRTDDTFIPLDSRVKIAEDANADVFLSIHGNAAPNKDASGTETFYADTKRSKLLSDIIQKHVLAATGFKDRNSKQANYLVIRKTTMPAALLEIGFLTNKTEEAIMVQDDFQNKVAEAIVAGLKEYLNI is encoded by the coding sequence ATGAATCGAAATCAACGAAATGTATGGATAACGATAGCTTTTGCGATGGTCATGAGCTTTTTTATTCTACTCCCTTCAACGACTCAGGCTGCATCTACACAGATTATGCTAGATAACCAAGCTGTCGAGGGCGCAGGCGATGTAATGATCACCAATCAGACTACAATGGTTCCTATTCGAGTGATCTCTGAAAAGTTAGGCTATAAAGTCAAATGGAAACAATCTGATCAGCTTATTACGATTTCTAACGCTGCTGCCACGATCAAGTTAACTGTAGGTCAACCTCATGCAGATGCGACCAGTGGTAGTGTTGTATTAGAACAAGCTCCATTTATGAAGTCTAATACGACTTATGTACCTTTGCGCTTTGTCGGGACGCAGATGGGCTTGAAAGTAAAATGGGATAACACATCCAAAACAGTCTATTTGGAAAAAGTAGCTGCTGGCCCTGATACGAATAATGGTTCCACTCCTGATCCGAACAATACAACGATCGAAGGTATTAGTTATAGCGACAATCGCTTAATGATTTCGTCTAGCAATCAGGTAAAGCCGGTAGACTCTGTACTGACTAATCCGAATCGGATCGTTATTGATTTCCCGAATACGGCTTTTGGTAAAGGATTCTTACAAGGAACTGAATTAAAACAAGGTGAAGTCGGAACAATCCCTGTTACTGGATCAGCAGATGTGAAGCAGATTCGTTACTCTATATTCAGTAGCCAACCTTCTCAAGTGCGTGTTGTGATCGATCTAAATCAAAGTAAAACGTACAAATTGTATCAGCAAAATGATCTAACGTTTGTTGATCTGAATACAACTGCAACAACCAAGCCTGTAGGTTCTAATGGCAAAAAAGTAGTTATTATCGATCCGGGACATGGAGATACGGATTCTGGTGGTATCGGAGCTACAGGAGTACTTGAAAAAAATGTAGTACTTAAAGTAGGTAACAAAGTAGCGGCATTACTCAAAAAGGAACCTAAAATCGACCTGATTATGACACGTACGGATGATACATTTATTCCTTTAGACAGTCGCGTCAAAATTGCTGAAGATGCTAATGCCGATGTATTTCTATCGATTCATGGTAATGCGGCTCCTAACAAAGATGCCAGCGGCACAGAAACATTCTATGCAGATACCAAGCGAAGTAAATTGTTATCGGATATTATTCAAAAACATGTGCTTGCAGCTACTGGCTTCAAAGATCGCAATTCCAAGCAAGCCAACTATCTAGTGATTCGCAAAACAACAATGCCAGCAGCTCTGCTTGAAATTGGATTTTTGACCAACAAAACAGAAGAAGCCATCATGGTACAAGATGACTTTCAAAATAAAGTAGCTGAAGCGATTGTTGCCGGACTTAAAGAATATTTGAATATCTAA
- a CDS encoding NADH:flavin oxidoreductase, which translates to MNNQQQQQTHSTEALFQPYTLGTLTLPTRIVMAPMSRMFSINGVPGEDVATYYRRRAEKGVGLIITESTNIDHPAVISEPNIPNFYGEEALQGWAEVVRQVHEAGGKIFPQFGHMGIARPAGSLPHPEAPSLAPSGLDFDGNLVTDPMTQQDIDEVIQAFVDGAVQAQKIGFDGVEIHGAHGYLIDQFFWEKTNQRTDRYGGDFIKRAQFAVEIIQRIRAEVGPDYPIAIRLSQWKMSDYQATLFDTPEQLGEFLDVLVQAGVDIFDCSTRRFWEPAFEGSPLSLAGWIKKLTGKPTITVGSIGLDSDFTMLYTEGTGSEQKDINGLLERLDANEFDLVAVGRALISDPDWAIKIRENRNQELHNFTPESLSTLI; encoded by the coding sequence TTGAACAATCAACAGCAACAGCAAACTCATTCAACTGAAGCTTTATTTCAACCATATACACTAGGGACATTAACTCTACCGACTCGCATCGTTATGGCTCCAATGAGTCGTATGTTTTCGATCAATGGTGTACCTGGAGAAGATGTAGCTACGTATTATCGTCGCCGTGCTGAAAAGGGAGTCGGGCTTATTATCACAGAAAGTACCAATATCGATCATCCTGCGGTGATCAGTGAACCTAATATCCCTAACTTTTATGGAGAAGAAGCTCTACAAGGATGGGCGGAAGTAGTACGTCAGGTACATGAAGCAGGGGGCAAAATATTCCCTCAATTCGGTCATATGGGAATTGCTCGTCCAGCAGGTTCTTTGCCTCATCCAGAAGCACCATCATTGGCTCCATCGGGTCTTGATTTTGATGGTAATCTTGTAACTGATCCAATGACCCAGCAGGATATAGATGAAGTGATACAAGCTTTTGTAGATGGGGCGGTGCAAGCGCAAAAAATCGGTTTTGACGGTGTAGAGATTCATGGTGCTCATGGTTATCTTATCGATCAATTTTTCTGGGAGAAAACCAATCAACGTACCGATCGTTATGGAGGAGACTTCATCAAGCGTGCTCAATTTGCTGTCGAGATCATTCAGCGTATCCGCGCAGAAGTTGGGCCAGATTATCCGATAGCTATTCGTTTATCTCAATGGAAAATGAGTGATTATCAAGCTACATTGTTTGATACGCCTGAACAATTAGGAGAATTTCTTGACGTATTAGTGCAGGCAGGAGTAGATATTTTTGATTGCTCGACACGCCGTTTCTGGGAGCCTGCTTTTGAAGGATCACCTCTTAGTCTAGCAGGATGGATCAAGAAGTTAACAGGCAAGCCAACGATTACTGTCGGTTCTATAGGGTTGGATAGCGATTTTACAATGCTTTACACCGAAGGAACAGGCTCAGAACAGAAGGATATCAACGGTTTGTTAGAACGTTTAGATGCTAATGAGTTCGATCTTGTTGCTGTAGGACGTGCGCTGATTAGTGACCCTGATTGGGCGATCAAAATACGTGAAAATCGTAATCAAGAACTGCATAATTTCACACCTGAATCATTATCGACATTGATCTAA
- a CDS encoding TetR/AcrR family transcriptional regulator, which translates to MASVLSPNPNDPRVIRTRQLILDSFLAQLHNSDFDTITISDITKHATINRATFYAHFPDKYALLEAIFSDSFLQFVVNKVDNHINLTEEMIYELVMALCEYHDSSMTCIKKYDSVSAIMEENIKTQLEKFILKLITQEHADADPNTLTTAATMISWAIYGVAYQWKKNNQQQSSSALAESVVPIVMGGLHILHSTQKG; encoded by the coding sequence ATGGCAAGTGTTCTTTCTCCCAATCCCAATGACCCCCGGGTTATTCGTACAAGACAGTTAATTTTGGATTCCTTTTTGGCACAACTTCATAATAGTGATTTTGACACAATTACGATTAGTGATATTACCAAGCATGCGACGATTAATCGCGCGACATTTTATGCTCATTTTCCTGATAAATATGCGCTACTTGAAGCGATTTTTTCGGATAGCTTTTTGCAATTCGTTGTTAATAAAGTAGATAATCATATTAATCTAACAGAAGAAATGATTTATGAGCTGGTGATGGCGCTATGTGAATATCATGATTCAAGTATGACTTGTATTAAAAAATACGATTCGGTTTCTGCCATTATGGAGGAAAATATTAAGACCCAACTAGAGAAATTTATACTTAAATTAATTACTCAAGAACATGCTGATGCAGATCCTAATACATTAACAACGGCTGCTACAATGATCAGTTGGGCAATATATGGAGTGGCTTACCAGTGGAAAAAAAATAATCAGCAACAATCTTCATCTGCTCTGGCTGAAAGTGTAGTTCCGATTGTGATGGGCGGACTTCATATATTACATTCAACGCAAAAAGGCTGA
- a CDS encoding SGNH/GDSL hydrolase family protein produces MCALYQNQTAVFLGDSITFGYELKEGEQAYPALVSESLGLSSYENHGISGSSVSSGGWEPMCERYQHMNKHADIIFFMGGRNDFSSVENEFGDINTSVDDTHTFYGALKHIAEGLIQYYPDRLIIFLTPPHGSSNIVPEHLPNRTTGKVYSDYVQAVREVASLYSFPCCDLWNTAGIQPLLEVHKNMYFTGENGIPDGLHPNQKGHERLANRIIGFIKTL; encoded by the coding sequence ATGTGTGCATTATATCAGAATCAAACAGCTGTTTTTTTAGGAGATAGTATTACATTTGGTTATGAATTAAAAGAAGGAGAACAAGCATATCCTGCTTTAGTTAGTGAAAGCTTAGGTTTGAGTTCTTATGAAAATCATGGGATTTCTGGAAGCAGTGTATCTAGTGGCGGATGGGAACCGATGTGTGAACGATATCAACATATGAATAAACACGCAGATATCATCTTTTTTATGGGAGGTCGAAATGATTTCTCATCAGTAGAAAATGAATTTGGAGATATAAATACTTCTGTGGACGATACACATACTTTTTATGGGGCTTTAAAACATATTGCTGAGGGACTTATTCAATATTATCCTGATCGCTTAATTATCTTTTTGACTCCACCTCATGGATCAAGCAATATCGTACCTGAGCATTTACCGAACAGAACAACAGGTAAAGTTTATAGCGATTACGTTCAAGCTGTACGAGAAGTCGCTTCGCTCTATTCTTTTCCTTGTTGTGACCTATGGAATACAGCAGGGATTCAGCCACTACTGGAAGTTCACAAAAATATGTATTTTACAGGAGAAAACGGTATACCTGACGGACTGCACCCTAATCAAAAAGGGCATGAGCGATTAGCCAATCGTATTATTGGATTTATAAAAACATTATAA